A window of the Enterobacteriaceae bacterium 4M9 genome harbors these coding sequences:
- the efeB gene encoding deferrochelatase/peroxidase EfeB has product MNDSLTHGVAQPARRRLLKGLGVLSGALAVAGGCPMAHAAGESSPGTLAPGARDETQPFYGPHQAGILTPQQAAMMVVAFDVLAADKRELERLFRLLTTRIAFLTAGGPAPETPNPQMPPLDSGILGPTIAPDNLTMTVSVGHSLFDERFGLAAHRPKTLQKMSRFPNDALDAAQCHGDLLIQICANTQDTVIHALRDVIKHTPDLLSVRWQREGFISDHAARSRGKETPVNLLGFKDGSANPDSCDKSLMDNVIWVTPDQQEPAWAAGGSYQAVRIIRFRVEFWDRTPLKEQETIFGRNKASGAPLGMEHEHDEPDFSTDPEGEVIALDSHMRLANPRTPQTQSSLMMRRGYSYSRGATQSGQLDMGLLFVCYQHDLEKGFIAVQTRLNGEALEEYVKPVGGGYFFVLPGVPDASRYLAQGLLEA; this is encoded by the coding sequence ATGAATGACTCACTCACTCACGGCGTGGCGCAACCGGCACGCCGCCGTCTGCTCAAAGGATTAGGGGTACTGAGCGGCGCGCTCGCTGTTGCGGGGGGCTGCCCCATGGCGCATGCAGCGGGCGAATCATCGCCCGGCACGCTGGCTCCCGGCGCACGCGATGAAACGCAGCCATTTTATGGCCCGCATCAGGCGGGGATATTAACCCCGCAACAGGCGGCGATGATGGTGGTGGCGTTTGACGTACTGGCCGCAGACAAGCGTGAGCTTGAGCGCCTGTTTCGTCTGCTGACAACGCGTATTGCCTTTTTGACCGCTGGCGGCCCGGCACCTGAAACACCCAACCCACAGATGCCGCCGCTGGACTCCGGCATCCTCGGGCCAACGATTGCGCCCGATAACCTGACCATGACCGTTTCCGTTGGCCATTCGCTGTTTGATGAACGCTTTGGTCTTGCGGCACACCGGCCAAAAACGCTACAAAAAATGTCGCGTTTTCCTAACGACGCGCTGGATGCCGCGCAGTGTCACGGCGACTTGTTGATTCAGATTTGCGCCAATACGCAGGACACGGTGATTCACGCGCTGCGTGATGTTATCAAGCACACACCGGATTTACTGAGCGTGCGCTGGCAGCGCGAAGGTTTTATTTCCGATCACGCCGCGCGCAGTCGTGGCAAAGAAACGCCGGTTAACCTGCTGGGCTTTAAAGACGGCAGCGCAAATCCAGACAGCTGTGATAAGTCGCTGATGGATAATGTAATCTGGGTGACGCCTGACCAGCAGGAGCCTGCATGGGCCGCAGGCGGCAGCTATCAGGCGGTGCGTATTATTCGCTTTCGTGTCGAGTTCTGGGACCGCACACCGCTCAAAGAACAGGAAACCATCTTCGGGCGTAATAAGGCCAGCGGTGCGCCACTGGGCATGGAACATGAGCACGATGAGCCGGACTTTAGCACCGATCCCGAAGGCGAGGTGATTGCGCTCGACAGCCATATGCGGTTGGCTAACCCGCGCACGCCGCAAACGCAGTCGAGTTTGATGATGCGCCGGGGCTACAGCTACTCACGCGGTGCGACCCAATCTGGTCAGCTGGATATGGGACTGCTGTTTGTGTGTTACCAGCATGACCTGGAAAAAGGCTTTATCGCGGTACAAACACGTTTAAATGGCGAAGCGCTGGAAGAATATGTGAAGCCAGTTGGCGGAGGATATTTCTTTGTGCTGCCAGGCGTGCCT